The Choloepus didactylus isolate mChoDid1 chromosome 24, mChoDid1.pri, whole genome shotgun sequence DNA window ACTGAAGCTACAAAACTTCCAGAACGATAATTAgggaaatatttttggaaatttttctaggcagtggtttcttataTTTTACACCAAAACTGTgactaaaaaaaaggaaaaatagatgaatggtaCTTATCAAAATAGCAAGGAAATAAAATGGCAAACTACAGAATACAGAAATATTTGAAACCCTTTATCTTTTAAGGATTTCCTATtccttaaaaatacaaaaaaaaaatgaaaagaacttctacaactcaaaaacaaaagacacactgcataaataaaaatgaaagagaaagacttgagtagacagcTACAATGAAGATACACAAGtagccaataagtacatgaaaatggcctcaaaatcattagccatcacAATTGCAAATCCAAATTACAACGTGATACCTTTTCactcccactagaatggctaacaTTAAATGGTCAGAAGGTAACAAGtgtaggagaggatgtggagaaatagacacacttgttaatttttgatgggaatgtaaaatgtgaatggaaacttatttagaaatagggtctttgtaaATAGAATAAAGTTAAGTGTGTATGAGAGGTACCCAGTCTCTCGAAGAATATCAACCAgcttcattcctctaccccataatgtgaACACCCGTTTTCGGCACAAAATCAttagaaacaacagaaatatattctctcacagtttcgGATGCCAGGACTCTgagatcaaggtgtcagcagggagAGTCCCTTTTGCAGACTCTgagggagaatccattccatgATGATGTCTCAGCTTCACGTGGCTCCTATGAGGCCTTCCTGCAGTTAGGCTAAAGCAGTGTCAGTCCTGTCTCCACCCCCGTCATCATGTGGCCTTccctttgtctttcattttctatcttttataagGGCATGACTTTTACATCAGCCCTATGAAACCAATCCATCACCCAACAGTGAATATAATTCAACCcaattttgttataaaaataaggATCAATTTCTTTCCAGCATATAGTCACCCATTCCTCATTTCCttatgagacctcatcaaaagtaCCTTCTACATTGATACTTCTACCAATATGCTCTTCATGACACTATAAATATTCTCTAATATGATAGAAGTTTTCTCCACCCTGCTTTTCACTTCTGTATAAGCCCCATGAGAATTGACTTTAGTATCCAAATTTCTATCAATCATATATTCAAGTTAATCTAAGCTTTTTTTCTACTATGCTTCTCAAAATGTTCTAGTctctactcattacccaattccaaagtaacttccatatttttaggtcctTGTTACAACAGCATCCAATACCCAGTAACAAAATCTGCACTTATTTCCTAGGGATCTgaaacaaatttccacaaatgctgttgcttaaaacaacagaaatgtattccctCACAGTATCGGATGCCAGGACTCTGAgattaaggtgtcagcagggagAGTCCCTTTTGCAGACTCTgagggagaatccattccatgGTGATGTCTCAGCTTCACGCGGCTCCTGTGAGGCCTTCCTGCAGTTAGGCTAAAGCAGTGTCAGTCCTGTCTCCACCCCCATCATCATGTGGCCTTCcctttgcctttcattttctATCTTATAAGgacatgcatattttaaaattatttttaattagagaatttgtaggttaatagaaaaatcatgtaaaattatAGTATTCCATACACCcactattgttgacattttgcattagtgtgttacctttgttacaattaatgaaagaatattaaagttgTAGTTTTATCTACAGTCCCTtgttatattaggtgtatttttcccacataccaccctaatattaacacattaatgtggtacatttattataattcatgaaagaacattcttatactggAACTAACTTTAGTCCATCATTTATAATTTGGTTCACTCTGTTATGTAGtctgatgttttaaatttttatttttattcaaataacatatataagacctaaaatttcctctttcaacccaattcacatatacaattcaatgCTGTTATTTACTTCCATGATACTGTGCTGCACTGACACCATACATACCCAAACCTTTACAaccaacctaaatagaaatagaaattctgtgaaaattatgcattaactccccattccccacccccaacgCAGAACCCATGAGATTCTTactcatattattttatatagttgagcttatataatatttttccttttgtgtctggcttatttcagtcagcatgtTGTCtagaggttcatccatgttttttgCATGTATCAGACTTCATTCCATTccacagctgaataatagtcaattatacatatataccattttgtttatccactcatcagtaaTGGACACACTGAATGCTTCCTTCTTTTGccaatggtgaataatgccaccatgaaaaCTCATGTCCAAATTTCTGTTCAAattcctgctttcaatacttttgggtatataactaatAGATGGATGGCTGCGTTGGATGGTTATTTTGTACATAGCTTtcagaggaactgccagactgtcctccacagcaactgcaccattttgtatcaacaccagcaatgagtgagtgttcatatttctctacatcctctccaacactgtaATCTTCtgtcttccaaaaaatagaagccaTTCTAGTGGCTGTGAAAATATATcacattatgtttttcatttgtatttccctaataactagcgAGGTTCAgcatttttcttgtgctttttagccatttgtatatcctccttGGAGAAAGGTTTTGTCAAGCATTTTGCGAATTATAGTTActagatatatacttggaagaactgaaagcagggacatgattagacatttgcacattggtgtatttggtggcattatttacatttgccagtggatggaggtggcccaatggtacattgactgatgagtggaagggctatctgtggtgtatacatcaatggaatattgtgcagctgcagaaaggaatgaagtcatgaggcatgcaacgtgataaatgaaccttgaggatattatcaTGAGCAACATAAGCCAGAAATgagaggataaatattgtattgtctcactaatataagctaactataatgagcaaacactgagaattacgtttgagagcataggttataagGAGAtggaaagtgggcagagattgtgCAATCAATGATTaatgactacagaatgttcagtcaggctcattgtaaatgttcctagattgtaagctcttacagcagtcactttTACTCCCAAGTTTTTACTGTTATctgtaaattctgagatgctgtgctcttcaTGTATACTTTTATGTAGTTCCCTGAAATGTTTAGGTAGTATTTCTGTAGCACCCGAGACTCAGAGTTGAGTTTTGTAGTTCTGAAATTCAGCATTACTTGATACAGCATCCATTAAAGTAACTGAAAAAgggatcagaattcaattagagatgtgaatgaagctgatctgttTAAGACAAAGATAAATCAGAATACACAGTAAAGGATGCTATTGtctctattttaaaacttcaaattctgtgtgagactaaagaaaaagatatttatttttcccaaaatttaacttctctgtagcacactatctgatttaaccAGTCTGGTCAATTtgtttaaacaacctaattacatagAGTCTAGAATAGGTAATCGCATCTTGTTATTCTGTTTAGGTTACTGTAATATCCCAATACcttccagaatattttgggcagaaaataaaaatatatttgcaaagccccttgtatgagtggagaaaaaatatggaaatattaaacttcctcaccctGAATTAGGGTCCTCCAAATTAATAAGGAAGCACTTAATCCTACTTTCTGGTTTCTGCATCATCAGCTTCCTTATTGCTTCCTTGACATCATTATTTCTCAAATTGTAGACTATTGGGTTCATCAAAGGAGGAATCAGATGCTATAGCAGTGCCACAAACTTGGTCACATCATGAGAGAGCTTTGACTTGGGAGTCATGTACACATAGATGAGAGTACTGTAGAAAATAGACACCACCATGAGATGGGAGCCACAGGTCCCAAGGGCCTTCTGTCTCCCACCAGATGTCTTTATGGGCAATAAGTCCATAAGAACCAAGGTCAGTGAGAGAGGAAAGACAAGGAAGATGCTACTTAGGATCATAATCTCCTTGTAATTTGTGGTGTCCACACAGGCCAGCTCCATCACTGGGGGTGTCTCACAAGAGAAATGGTTTATCCGGTGGTGCCCACATCGGGGAAGGGTCATGGTGATAGGGGTGTGGATCAATGAGTTGCTGAAACCAAGAAACCAGGATATGCCggccagtgcccagcacagctGTGGAGGCATGAGGGTGACATAATGCAAGGGCTGGCAGACAGCAACATAGCGATCATAGGCCATCATGGCCAGAAGGACACACTCAGTGCCCCCCAGACCCAGGGTGAGGAGAAGCTGGACCACACATCCAACAAAACGTATGGATTTGTCTGGCCCTGAGAGACTGACCAACATCTGAGGGCTGACGCAGGTCACATGAATGAGGTCAATAAAAGAGAGATGagtgaggaagaaatacatggggatGTGGAGTTGGGGGTCCAGGCGTGAGACCAGAATGATGGTCCCATTGCCCATGAGTGTTAGAAGGTAGAATATCAAGAGGAATACAAATAAGATCCTCTCCAGCCATGGATGCTCTGAGAAGCCCACCAAGATGAAGCCTCCTCCAGATGTGGAGTTTTCTCTCCCAGTCACCATCTGGGTTAcctgtgagagaaagaaaaaaaaaaaatcatttgaccattGTGCTCTGCACTGTGTGTCAATGCTGCCTCTGACTGAAGTTAGTTGGAAatctcttcattttctcttcctttgccaTAAAAGATGCAGGTGGCCAATTTGGGAGTCCCTTATTTAGGCATATAAAATGACATGGGTAGAAGAGAATGTAACATACTCCTGCAAGAATTGCCAAAGAGCACAATTCTCTCTCCTCACTTTTCTCTCAGGACCTTCATTCCTTATTCAGGCTTCTGTTCCTAAGTGCCTAGAGCTCCTCACTGATTTGTCCTTCAGAGGATCGTCTTCtcacaaaacattgctgagataaattttaaaaagcctcaGTAAGTggcaaaacatcccatattcatTGATTAGAAGACTCAGTATTtgaagatgtcaatactacccaaagtgatgtACAGATGAAACATAATCCATATCAAAATTTCAGCAGatatctttgcagaaatggaaaagctggtcATCAGATTCACCAGGAATAGCAGTGGTCCCTCAATAGacaaaagaatatcaataaagaagaggaaatttggtggtctcacactttccaatttcaaaacttactacaaagctacagtattcaaaacagtgtGTTAAtggatactgtgtgatggtagcaaagtACTGTAACTATAGTAACAAAGTGGAGGGTGAGTGTGGTTGAAGAAAGAAGGCTAGAATTGCATATGCCACAAGAAGGAAAGCtacaggataaaaactgggatggTGTAACTTTGAAATTATGTCCTACCTggtaattaacataaccctggtaaatgtgtaaaggtgagaTAGGACCAAACTTCTGCTATGGTTGGAGGCTGATAACCCCAATATAAattatcaaatgtttttttatttctgaaagtagCTTCATTTAGACAATGCTTGTAAGAAAAGTAGGGTATAgatttaagctcttacagcagtcacatgtattcctgagttttaactgttacttctaaattctgagatgttgttCTCTTTGTGtaaacctggtagttccctggaactttgtgtatctatgtgacacctgagacttagaaTTAAAGTACTGAAGatctgaaagtcagcatttccccacacagcaactgctaaagaagctgaaagagatcagacttcaattagagatatgaatgaggctAATCTGACTAGGAATAATGTAAATCAGACAAAAGTGTTAAGGATGCTATTGTCgtattaaaatttcaacttctgtttgagaccaaaggaagagatgtttgtttgtccaaaattttaattttctatagcacactatcttATGTAATCTGTCTTGTTAGTTTATTTAAGCAACCTAATTACACGGAACCTAGACtagggaatgaaatcttgttATTACCTACAAGTTAATGTAAAACCCTGATAGATTCCAAAGTTttgggggcagaaaataaaatagtatttgcagagtccccttgagggactggggaaaattgtggaactattaaacttccaccCCTGAGGAActtctgatattctctcaagcatttgggactcccaatttaataatccAGGACCTTGGTcctggagcttgcccttatgaaatttattcctgccaTGGAagagctaagcctacttaaagtTATGCTTAAGAgccactcccagagaacctcttttgttactcacatacggcctctctctccttctaagccaaactctgcaaataaactcaccaccTTCCcacatgtgggacatgacttctagaGGCAACaggagacatgactcccaaggatgatcctggctctggtatcatgggattgacaatgtcttcttgaccaaaataggaaaaagaaatgaagcaaaataaagcttcagtggctaggagatttcaaatagtgtctggaggtcactctggcggttattcttatgcaaacttcagccaGGTATTTCAAATtgccacaatatgccaagccccaacaaaCAGTATTCCTAAAAACCTGAAAGAATACCTTGGGCTGTATATAAGTCTCcataaaaattttacttatttagtTAATTTTTCCTGAAACTAAGACCTTCTTGATTGTTTCTATACAAGATAAGCCCCTGAAACCAAGGTACCAGTCTCTTCAAGATCATCTATCAGTTttattcctctaccccataatgccAACAACCCTTTTCAGCAttaagaagttagaatggtcattgcccaggtattcctgaagattgacagaaagattaaatgaaacGGAGGAGttttaactgagaagttaggagttaataaatgattatgactactgaatcattatatagatatttctttttagtttctagtgtatttgaatagccagaaggaaacacctgaaatttttgaactgtagtcagtagccttgatctttgataatgactgcataactatatatCATTATTTTCTGACCTTGtaattgtaaaaatcttgtgactgacacctccttttatctagtgtatggttagatgagtaataaaataaaggcatgtataaaaaaaaaagaaagaaagtgtggTAATTCCATAGGATACACTTATGGATCAATGCagtagaattgagagttcagaaataatccATATATCAATAGTCTATTCATTTCCAACAAGATCAGTCAAGATCACCCAATGGGGAAGAGGagtcttttcaaaaatgttctgggaaaattggatatccacattcaagagaatgaagatggacccctactTTATATCATATAGAAAggataactcaaaatggattaatgacataaatataaaagctaaatcCATAGAACTGCTTTAACAACACGCAATCAAAACTCTTCATGGCCTTTGatttggcaatgaattcttaggtaggacactgaaagcacaagtaagaaaaaaatagagaaattgggcttcatgaaatttaaaacttctgcgcatcaaagggcattatcaagaaagtggagggacattctacagaaaacactaaaaactgaaaaggtgtatctatataacacataagaataacctccagtatgaactctcaactccattcgaAAACTcttcagccattgaaacttcattttgtttcatttctcttctccttctggtcaagaagtctttctcagccCCATGATTCTGGGTTCAGGCTTATGCCCaggaagtcatgtcccattttgCCTGTGAGATTTACACCTTTGGGAGATATGTACCATGAAGGGAGgtgggagggcaatgagtttacctgaagagttggcttagaaagaaaggcaacatctgagcaacagaaaaaGGTTTATCAGGGTTGactcaggcacagttataagtaggcttagacacTCCTCTGCAGTatcaagcttcacaagggcaagccacaagatcgagggctcagtctttgaaattggtagtccccaatccttgtgagaatatcaataattccacaggtggggaagtttaatattcccacatttacCCCCAGTACCTCAGGAGGACTGGGCAAATATTAGTTTCTGCCCAAATTGccctgggatatattggggctgcACACTCACCTTTgcaagccaaccagatctcattccctattcaaagttctgtgaaattattgtatttgaataaactgaccatacaagttaaatcatacagtttgctacagaaaatatagattttgcaccaaataaacaccactttctttggtctcatacagaaggtgaagatttaaaacactgtcaatatcatcctttaatctttaatctgatttaccttagtcctaaacaagtcaattttgttcatatctctatgaagtctgatctctttttcatcttctttaacattGCTGGGGTATTGCTGACGTTCATAGCTTTCAAAATAtgcctctgagtctcaggtgtcacacagatacctgaagttccaaggaccaaacaggttatacaaaaaaaactcagcatctcagaatttagaagaaaccattacaattcaggaatagatgtaactactgtgagagcttacaatgtaggaacctttaccataagccatCCTCCAATAACTTATGctatcagattcaattctcagagtttgcacattacatttagtccatattagtgatatgttataattgtattttcatttctggttcatttcactcaacatactgtcctcaaagtccattcacattgttgcataactcacaacttcattcgtTTTTGTAgacactcaatattccattgtaaataTACACTACACttcgccattccattcatcatttgacattcacttaggccaccaccatccattgtgaatcatgaatactgctaccataaacaccagtgtgcaaatgtccatgtccctgctctcagttctctcaagtatatatccaataattgTATTGTAGGGACATATTGCAACCCCATACTTTGCTTTCTGTACCACCACAATTTATTCACCAGAAATGTATTTGTGTACATTCAACACAAATATTCTGGTTCCTCCAATAACCAtaaatagtgtgccagtttgaatgtattatg harbors:
- the LOC119519732 gene encoding putative olfactory receptor 2W6; translated protein: MGNGTIILVSRLDPQLHIPMYFFLTHLSFIDLIHVTCVSPQMLVSLSGPDKSIRFVGCVVQLLLTLGLGGTECVLLAMMAYDRYVAVCQPLHYVTLMPPQLCWALAGISWFLGFSNSLIHTPITMTLPRCGHHRINHFSCETPPVMELACVDTTNYKEIMILSSIFLVFPLSLTLVLMDLLPIKTSGGRQKALGTCGSHLMVVSIFYSTLIYVYMTPKSKLSHDVTKFVALL